One Blastocatellia bacterium DNA segment encodes these proteins:
- a CDS encoding response regulator transcription factor: protein MSKIRILLADDHTILRQGLKRILELDPAFEVVGEAADGREAVKKAEALAPDVVVMDISMPILNGIEATRQIAKALPKTRILILTVHEDDRIALEILEAGATGYLLKDAAGEELIAAIKAVHRGDSYLSPSIAKKVISQFLDAAKGKVQPEDRFSLLTSREREILQLIAEGYSNKEIGDMLYISEKTVKTHRENIMRKLDLHNVAELVKYALRRGII, encoded by the coding sequence ATGAGTAAGATACGCATTTTGTTGGCAGACGATCATACGATCTTGCGACAGGGACTGAAGCGCATCCTCGAACTCGATCCTGCTTTTGAAGTCGTCGGTGAGGCCGCTGATGGGCGCGAAGCCGTCAAGAAAGCCGAAGCTCTCGCCCCCGATGTGGTTGTCATGGATATTTCCATGCCCATCCTCAACGGGATTGAAGCGACGCGCCAGATTGCTAAGGCTCTGCCCAAGACCAGGATCCTGATCCTGACCGTTCACGAGGATGACCGAATTGCGCTTGAGATTCTTGAGGCGGGAGCCACAGGGTATCTGCTCAAAGACGCCGCCGGAGAAGAGCTGATTGCTGCGATCAAAGCGGTTCATCGGGGAGACTCCTATTTGAGCCCCTCAATCGCCAAGAAAGTGATTTCCCAGTTCCTCGACGCGGCCAAAGGAAAGGTTCAGCCCGAGGATAGGTTCTCGCTCCTGACTTCGCGGGAACGAGAAATCCTGCAACTTATCGCCGAGGGCTACTCGAACAAAGAGATCGGCGATATGCTCTACATCAGCGAGAAGACGGTCAAAACCCATCGTGAGAATATCATGCGGAAACTCGACCTGCACAACGTGGCGGAACTGGTGAAATACGCCCTGCGGCGCGGCATCATTTAG